TTCTCGATGCGGCATGGGAGGCGGGCGTGCGGTACTACGACGCGGCGCGCAGTTACGGTGAGGCCGAGGCGTTCCTGGGCGGCTGGCTGCGGGAGCGCGGGCACCGCACCGCCGTGGGCAGCAAGTGGGGCTACACCTACACGGCGGGCTGGCGGGTGGACGCCGAGCGGCACGAGGTCAAGGACCATACCGCCGCCACCCTGGAGCGGCAGTGGCCGGAGACCCTGGAAGCATTGGGCCAACAGCCCGACGTGTACCTCATCCACTCCGCGACGTTGGAGACGGGCGTGCTGGAGGACGAACGGGTCCTCGCCCGCCTCGCCGAACTCTCGCAGGGGGGCGTGCGCGTCGGCCTGAGCACGAGCGGACCCACGCAGGCCGAGACGCTGAGGCGGGCATTGGCCGTACGGGTGGACGGCGTGAACCCGCTGAGCGTGGTGCAGGCGACGTGGAATCTGCTGGAGCCGTCGGCAGAGGAGATGCTGGCCGAGGCCCACGCGGCGGGCTGGGCTGTCGTCGTCAAGGAGGGGGTGGCAAACGGGCGGCTGACCTCACGTGGGACGATTCCACCCGCCCTCGCGGAAGTCTGCGCCGACCTGAGCGCGACCCCGGACGCCGTGGCCCTCGCCGCCGTCCTCGCGCAGCCGTGGGCGGACGTGGTGCTCAGCGGGGCGACGACGGGCGAGCAACTGGAGAGCAACCTCGCCGCTCTGACGGTCAACCTCACGCCCGCCCAGCTCGACGCCCTGCGCGGTCTCACGCAACCTGCGGTGGACTACTGGCGGGAGCGGTCGGCGTTGACGTGGACGTGAGCTACTCCTCCTGCCCGTCCGCGAGGGCCTGAAGCGCGGGGCGCAGGGCCGGGAGGTCCACCCGCGCCGTGTGCCACACGAGGGCCGGGTCGATGCCGAAGTAATCGTGCGAGACGAGGTTGCGGATATCACGGAGCAGCACCCACGGCACCTCGGGATGACGGTCCTGCACGGACTGGGGCAGGAACTTCGTCGTCTCGCCCAGCCGCGCGAGGTTGCGGAGCACGGCGTCCCGCGTGCGCTCGTCGGCGAGGAAGGTGGTCAGGGTATGGTCCCGCGTGTAGGCGGTGATGCGGTCCACGGCGTCCAGCAGGTCGAAGACCCGCCAGCGCCAGCGTTTGGCCCGGTGGAGAATGGGAAGTGGCGCGGGCACGGCGAGCACGTCCACCGCGTCGGCCAGAATCTCGCCACGCAGAGGAGCTTTGAGGGCACCCTCCGTCATCACGTCCACCCGGCGGCCCACCAGCTCCTCAAAGACGGCACGGGCACGCATCAGGTCAAGGAGGCCGACTGCCCGTCCCGGCGCGAAGTCCACGAGCAGGTCCACATCGGACGCCGCCCCCGCCTCGCCGCGCGCCACCGAGCCGAAGACCCGCACGCGCTCGACTCCGACGGCCCGCCACAGCGGTTCATTCTCCCGCAGCACCCCGGCGACGGTGGGCAGGCGCAGGTCGGGGAAGAGGGGCGTGGGAGGGGGCGTCATCGGGGACAGGATAGGGCGGTGGGTTGCAGGAGGGGGAAGTAGGCAGGGCCGGTCGTTGCATCATCCCTCCCCCACACGCCACAAGCCACACGCCCCATGTCACCATCTTCCCTGATGATCGTCGCCATCGGACATGACCTGATCGAGATCGAGCGCATTCGCGGGATGCTGGCGCGGGAGGGGCGGCGGGCGGAGAAGCTGTTCGCCCCCGCCGAACTCGCCTACTGCGCGCGGCTGGCCGACCCTGCCCCCAGCCTCGCGGCCCGGTTCGCGGCGAAGGAGGCGTTTCAGAAGGTGTGGCCGCGCCCCCACGGCTGGCGGGACGTGTGGGTGGAGCGCGAGCGGACGCCGGACGGACCGTTCCCCTTCGCGCCGCCTATCCTCGGTTTCGCGCCCGAGATCGCGGCGGAACTGGAGGCGCGCGGCTGGGTCGCCCACCTCACCCTGACCCACACGAAGGAGCACGCCTCGGCGGTCGTGGTGCTGGAGGCGCAGCGAGAGGGTAAGGGGTGATCCGCCTCATCGCCACCGACCTCGACGGCACCCTCCTGCGGCCCGACCTCAGCGTGAGTGCGAGGACGCGGGCGGCGCTCGACACGGCGAGGTCGGCAGGCATCCACATCGTTCCCGTCACCGCCCGGCAACCACGGGGCCTGCGCCTCATCGCGGAGGCGGCGGGCTTCACCGAGTACGCCCTGTGTGGGAACGGCGCTTACGGCATCCACCTGGGCACAGGCGAGCTGCTGTTCGAGTCCCACGTCAGCGTGGCGGCACAGCGGGCGCTCGCGGAGGCGCTAGCCGTCCGGGTGCCCGGCGTCCTCTTCGTCAGCGTGCGGGAGGGCGGTGAGGTCTTCGTGGCGCAGGAGGGGTACGCGGCCATCACCCACTTTCAGGACCACAAGCGGGAGCCGGAGGGGCTGGGCCTGCACACGCTGGACGACGTGCTCGCCGCCCCCAGCCTCAAATTCATCGTGCGGCACGCGACGTTGACCCCGCGTGAACTGCTCGCCGAGTTGCGCGCCCTGAACCTCGGCGGCTTCGCGGTGACGCATTCCGGTGCCCCCTTTCTGGAGGTGCTGGCCGAGGGCGTGAGCAAGGCATGGGGTCTCGCCCTGCTGTGCGAGCGGCTGGGGATGCGGCGGGAGGAGGTCCTCGCCTTCGGGGACGCCCCCAACGACGCCGAGATGCTGGCGTGGGCCGGGCGCGGCGTGGCGATGGGCAATGCGGAGCCGGAGGCGATGGAGGCGGCGGACGAGGTGACGCTCACCAACGACGAGGACGGCGTGGCCCACGTGATCGAACGGTTAATGGCCCAAACGTCGCCCCGCTGACACCCGCCGGGAGAGGCGGACGCCTACGCTGGGGCATGAAGCCCCGCTCGCTGCTGTTCGCCGCGCTGCTGGTGTGCGCGTCCCTTCCCGCCCTCGCGCAGACGACCCCGGCCACTCCGGCCCCGGTCGCCCCGGTTCCAGTCGCCCCGGCACCCGCCACCGCCGCCGAGCGTCAGGCCCTCACGCGGGGGCGCGAACTCATCGCCGACTTCTACGCGTTGCGGGTGGAGCGGGTGTGGCAGGCGTTCACCACGCAGGCGCGGGCCGACTGGGGCACCCTGAACGCCTTCCGGGCCTTTCGTGAGGCGGGGGTGCAGACCTACGGGGCCGAGAAACGGATGCTGCGCGAGCGGACCTTCACCGACGACGGCGTGACCTACTACGTCCGCAGCGCGACCTTCGAGGGCGACACGCGCAACGTCTGGGCGCTCGTCTTCGGCTTCGACGCGGTGGGCCGGGTGGGCGTCTTTGCCATCGCCGCCGAGGGCGAGCAGGAGCCGGAGCGGGTGGCGTTCGCCGGGCGGTGACTAGACCTCCTGCGAGAGGAGTCGGCGAGGGGCGCAGAAGGTCGAAGGCAGAAGGCGAAGGCTCCTGATGGTGGCCTAGTGCTCTTCGCCTTCTGCGACTGTTGCAGGACAGTCCAGAGCAGTTGACGCCACAGCAGTTGACGAAAGAAGAAAAGAAGAGTTGTCACCCTGAGCGCCGCGAAGGGCCTTCCGTCACACGCTGGGGGATGCTTCGCCGCGCTCAGCATGACGGTGTTCTTCTGTCAAACGCTTTGATGAGACGAGGGACGCCCCCCGTGTGGAAGCGTCCCCCTCACGTCGTGACGATCCTCAGTCGGTGGCGGGTGCCATATCTCCCTCACGCGGGGCCGAGCGCCCGGCGAGGGGCCGTTCGGGCAGCGCGAGCATGACGAGGAAGGCGAGGCCGACGAGCACAGCCGCGATCAGGAACACGTGGTCGATTGCGGTCGCCATCGCGCCCCGCAGGGCCGTCAGGATGGGGCCGAACAGGTCGGGGGTGCCGAGCCGTGCCAGGGCCTCCTGAAGCTGCGCCGTCGCCTGCGGGCTGGTGAGGAGGTTCGGGCTGGCGAGGGCGTCCTGAACGGCGGCGGGAAGCGCCTGAGCCTGCGCGGGCAGCCGGGCGGCGAGCTGCGAGGCGAGCTGCGCGTTCACGAGCGCCCCGAAGAGGCTCACCGCCAGCGTGCCGCCGATCTGCCGGAAGAACTGGTTGCCGCTCGTCGCGCCGCCGAGTTCGCGCCGGGGCGCGGCGTTCTGCACCACGAGCGTGAGCTGGCTGTTCACCGGCCCCAGCCCCACGCCGAGCAGCACCATCAGCCCGGCGGCGACCCACAGCGGCGTGGCCGTACCCAGCGTCGAGGACAGGCCGAGGGCGACCGTGGCGACGAGCGCGCCGCCGAGGATCAGGCCCTTGTAGCGCCCGGTCCGGCTCACGAGCTGGCCGCTCAGGGTGCTCGTCACGATCATCCCGAACATCAGCGGCGCGAGGGCGAGACCGCTGCCACTCGCGGAGGAAGCCTTAGCGGCGCGAGGGCGAGACCGCTGCCACTCGCGGAGGAAGCCTTCACGCCCTGCATATACAGCGGCAGGTACAGCACGGCGGCGTACATCCCCGCGCTCGTGAGGAAGCCCGCCAGCGAGGCGAGGGCGATGGCCGGGTCGCGCAGCAGGCGCAGGTTGAGGATGGGCCGTTCCTGCGCGCGGCTGTGCCACACGTACCACGCGCCGAGCGCCAGCGTCGCCCCCAGCAGGCCGAGGATGCGGGCGCTGTCCCACGCGTAGGTCCCCCCGCCCCACGAGAGCGCGAGCGTCAGGGTGGTCACGGCCCCGCCGAGGAGGAGCGCCCCCAGCCCGTCGAAGTGCCCCCTCGCGCCAGGCGCGGGCAGCCGGAAGAAACGCCAGATGAAGAACAGCGCGAGCACCGCGAAGGGCAGGTTCACGAAGAACACGCTCCGCCAGCCCAGGTGATCGGTGAGGAAGCCGCCCACGAGCGGCCCCACCACGCTGCTCACGCCCCAGACCGCGCCCGTGTAGCCCTGATACCGTCCGCGCTCGGCGGGGGTGAACAGGTCCGCGATGGCCGTGAAGCTCATCGCCATCAGGGTGCCGCCGCCGATGCCTTGCAGGGCACGCAGCGCGATGAGCTGCCCCATGTTCTGCGCGAGGCCCAGCAGCACGCTTCCCAGCGCGAAGACGGCGATGCCCGCCAGCAGCAGCGGACGCCGCCCGTAGCGGTCGCTCACGGTGCCGACGATGGGAATGGTGATCGTGGTGGCGAGCGAATACGCGGTGAAGGCCCACGCGTACAGGTGGAAGCCGCCCAGATCGGAGATCACGCGCGGCATGGCGCTGCCGACCACCGTGAGGTTGAGGCTCGACAGGAACAGCACGGTCAGAATGCCCACGAAGGCGAGCGTCTTCTCGCGGGCCGAGAGGGTCAGGGCGTTCACGACAGCACCTCCTCGCGGGCCGGGGCCATGCCGAGGCGGGCCTCCACCGCCCGCAGCCCTGCGAGCGCGGCGTGAACCTCTGCGGCGGGCAGGTCGCCGAAGCGGGCGCTCACGATGTCCTGTGCGCTTGAGCGGGTGCGGGCGCGGGTCGCCTCGCCCCGCTCGGTCAGCCGCAGCCGTTGCCGCCGCAGGTCGCCGGGGTCCACCACCCGCTCCACCAATCCCAGCCCCGCCAGCTTCGTCACGAGGCGCGTCACCGTCGGCGCGGGCAGACGCTGGCGCTCCGCCACGGCACCCGGCGTCTCCGCCCCGTCCATGATCGCCGCCAGCACGAGAAGTTCTTTGGTGTTCAGGCCCAGCGCCTGTTCCAGCGGCTCGTCCAGCACGTGAAGGAAGCGCCGCGAGAGCCGCAACGTCAGCCGCACGAGGTCGTACAGCTCGTCTTGGGAGTGAGGAGAATCGGTCATTTCGTTTGAAATTATTTCATACGGAAGGACCTATGTGCTTTAGTTCTTCGTTACCTTGCCGGGAACACGCGCACGCCCTCCACCCCATCGAGCTGCTCGGAGAGCCACGCGCCCCGCGTCAGGTGGGCGGCGAGGACGCCCGGCAGCCAGGGCAGGCAGTCCATTGGCAGTGCATTCGGGGCGAACCAGCCAACCTCCGAGGTCTTCTCCAGCGGCGCGGGCACGCCCTCCCACGTGTCGGCAAGGAAGAGGAAGTCCACCCCCTGTACCGGACCGTGGAGACCCTGCACGTCGTAACGGCTGACCCCGAGGGGCCGCAGGCCGGAGGGGAGGACGACCACGCCGACCTCCTCCCACGTTTCGCGGACGACCGCCTCGGCCAGTCCCTCGCCCTGTTCGACCGCACCGCCCGGCAGATTCCACAGCCCATCCGCGACGGTCGTTCCCGAACGCCGCCCCAGCAGCACGCGCCCGGAGGCGTCCCGCAGCACCAGCCACACGATGAGGTAGGTCACGGCCCACTCTAGAACGGCGGCCCGCCCCCCTTGCGCTATGCTGCCGGGTGCGTCACCGGGGGTGCCCACGCCATCAGGCCATCACAGGCCGGGGCGGGGCTGAGAGAGACCCCAGGAACCTGATCCGGGTCATACCGGCGGAGGGAGCGTGATGCGCGGGTCTGCCTCCCACGGCGGCCCGTGTGCCCCTGCCCCTTCGTGACGCGAGGGGGAATTTTTCATGCGGAGACTGATCCTGTTGACGGCGCTCGCCCTGGGCACCCACGCCACCGCCCAGACCACATTGACCGTCATCACCCACGATTCCTTCGACGTGGACAAGCAACTGGTGGCGGGCTTCGAGAAGGCAAATGAGGCTCGCGTCCGCTTCGTGCGGGGTGGGGACGCCGGGGAACTTCTCAACCGTCTCATCCTCACCCGACGCGCCCCCGTCGCCGACGTGGTGTACGGGCTGGACAACTCGCTGCTGGCCCGTGCGAGGCAGGCCGGGATTCTGGAGGCGTACCGGTCCCCCGCCCTCGCCCGCGTGCCCGCCGCCTACCGCCTGGACGAGAAGGGGCTGTTGAACACCGTGAATTACGGCTTCGTGGCGCTGAATTATGACCGCGCCGCCCTTGCCAGGACGGGCCTGCCGCTGCCCAAGACATTGGACGACCTGAAAAAGCCCGAGTACGCCCGCCTGACCGTCGTCTCCTCCCCGGCGACGAGCAGCCCCGGCCTCGCCTTCCTGCTCGCCACCGTGAACCACTACGGCGAGGCGGGCGCGTGGACGTGGTGGCGTGAGGCGCGATTGAGCGGCCTCAAGGTCACGCGCGGCTGGTCGGACGCCTACAACAAGGAGTTCAGCAAGAACGGGGGCCGCTTCCCCATCGTGCTGAGCTACGCGAGCAGCCCCGCCGCCGAGGTCTACTACGCCGACGGCTACGACCCGGCGAGGCTCCCCGCCCAGTCTCCCACCGCCAACCTCCTCCTGCCCGGCAGCACCTTCCTCCAACTGGAGGGCGTGGGCGTGCTCAAGGGCGCGAAGCGACCCGCCCTGGCACGCAAGTTCGTGGACTTCATGCTCTCGGGCGGCGTGCAATCGGACTTCCCCACGCGCATGTGGGTCTATCCCGCCGTGACGGGAACGAAACTCGACCCGGTGTTCGGGTTCGCCCAGCGGCCCGACGTGGCGCAGGTGAAGGCGAGCGTGACCGCCAATCCGCAACGGCTGGTGGACGCCTGGGTGACGAATGTTTTGCGGGCGCGGTGAGGTGAAGTTGGGCATAAATGGGCGTGGCTCGGTCGCCTCGTTCACCCCCTCCCGACCTCCCCCCTCAAGGGGGAGGAGTAAGGGCGTTGCTGGCAGGTGTTGGGCAGTGGGGCCGTCACGTCGCCCCCTCACCCCGGCCCTCTGCTCCGCAGCTCTTCGAGTCACCCACGAGGGGAGAGGGAGCAATAAGAGCCGAAGCTCTTGCTCTCCAAAAACCGTCACTCTTGACGACCAATTCTTGCCCGTGAGCCGACGCCCCATCCCACCACCACGTCGGCTCGCGCAGCGAGACGGTGGGCCTTCCAAACGGCACGCAACAAGATCAAATGTTGCCACGCTGAGAACCCGTCCACACGTGCAGTCAACAGGCCCTTTGCCTAGCGCAGCGCCACTCCCCCTGCCCCCTCTGGGGGTAGGGGGCTGGGGGGTGGGGGCAAACCGTCGCAAGATGCCCCGCCCTTCCCCATGACCCCCTTCCCCTGGCTCCTCGCCCTCCCGCCCCTCCTCTTCCTCCTCTTCTTCCTGGCTCTGCCCCTGACCCGAACGCTTCTAGAAGGCGGTGTCAACCTTGCCATCTGGCAGGACCCCTACTTCACTGGCCGCCTGACGTGGACGCTCGCGCAGGCCACCCTCACCGCCCTGATCGCCCTGATCGTCGGCGCTCCCCTCGCCTACCTCCTGTCCCGCTACAGCGTGCCCGGCAAACGCCTCCTCCTGCGCCTGCTGCTGCTGCCCTTCGTGACGCCGACGCTGGTGGCGGTGCTGGGCATCACGGCCCTGCTGGGACCGCGCGGTTGGCTGACGGCTCTGCTGGGGGTGGACCTGGAGGGAACGCCCGCGCTCCTGATCCTGGGCAACCTGTTCTTCAACCTGCCCGTGATGGTGCGCCTTGCCTATGGGGGCTTCTCGCGCGTGCCACCCGCTCTGACGGGTGCGGCGCGGACACTCGGCGCGTCGGGCCTGCGGGCGGCGTGGACGGTGGCCCTACCGCTCGCGCTGCCAGGGCTGGCTGCTGGCTTCATCCTCGTCTTCCTGTACTCGGCTCTGAGCTTCGGGCTGCCGCTGGCGCTCGGGGGCGAGCAGTACGCGACGCTGGAGGTGGAAATCTACACCCTGACCGCCTATCAACTCCGGCTGTCCGAGGCGAGCGCCCTCATCGCCGGGCAACTCGCGCTGACGCTGACGGCGACGTGGGCCTACGTGCGCCTGTCACGCGGCGGGATGGGCGTGCCTGCCCACGGATTGCCGACCCCACGGGGAAGGGTGGCCGCGCTGCTGTGGGCACTCGTGGCGGTCGTGGTCCTCGTGTGCTTCGGCCCGCTGGTGGCAGTGGCGGCGCGGGGTGTGCTGGGATCGGAGGGACCGACTCTGAGCTACTGGCGCGGCGTGCTGGCCGATCCAGATACACCGCTGCTCATCGGGAACACGGTGCGCTTCGGTCTGCTCGCCCTCCTCGGCGCGACGCTCCTCGGCGGATTACACGCGCTGGCGGCATGGCTGGCCCGCTCGCGTGCGCTCGACCTGCTTTCGCTGCTGCCGCTGATGGTCTCGCCCGTCAGCCTTGCGGTGGGTTATCTCCTCGCGTACCCGGCGCTGTCGGCGACCCTCCCCCTGCTGATCGCGGCGTACACGCTGCTGGGTTTTCCCCTCGTGACGCGCAGCGTGCTTCCAGCCCTGCGTGCCCTGCCGCCACGTCTGCTGGAGGCGGCGCGGACGCTCGGCGCGGGCAGGCGGGCGGCCCACCGGACGGTCACTTTCCCCCTCACCCTCCCGGCGCTACGGGGCGGCGTGGCGCTGGCCCTCGCCACGGTGCTGGGCGAGTTCGGCGCGACGCTGGTGCTGACCCGGCCCGAGTGGGCGACCCTCAGTACGGGGCTGTACGAGCGGCTGGGCCGTCCCGGCGAGCGCAATCTGGGGGAGGCGTGCGCGCTGGCGACCATCCTCCTCCTGCTCGCCGCGCTGAGCTTCACGCTGCTCGACGGCGGGGAGGGGGAGGTGACATGAGACCAGGTGTCATACACTGTCAGATAGGAGGCAGAGGGTGCGCGTGAAATTGAACAAACATGGCAACAGCCTGGGGTTTGTGGTGCCCGCCAGCGTCGTTCGGGAGGGAGGGTTGGAGGCCGGGCAGGAGTATGAGTTGGAGGTGACGGAGGGCGGCGCATTGCACCTGATGCCTACCCACCGCCCCGTCTGGCGTCCTGACCTGAGCATCGACGACCTGCTGGCCGGGCTACCGGAGGAGCCGCTGAAGTACGAGGATGTTCCCGAGTACGTCCCGGTGGGCCGAGAGCTGGACTGGTGAGTACGCCGGAAAGGGGGCAGCTCATCTGGGCCACCTTCGACCCCAGCCTGGGTCACGAGCAGGGAGGACGCCGCCCGGCCCTGGTGGTGAGCAACACTCGGTACAACGCGCGGACGGGTCTGATGATTTGTATGCCGATCACCTCCCAGGCAAAGGGGTATACGACTGAGATCGCGCTCCCACAGACCCTGGGAACACGTGGAGTGGTGCTGGCGTCGCACATCTACACCATGGACTGGCGGGCACGGGATGTTCAGATGATCGAGGCCGTTCCGCCGGAGGTTCTGGCCGCAGCCCTGCAACGTCTGGCCGTCATTCTCCTGCAATGAGTCAGGCTGCTCTCAGTCTCCACCGTCTTTCCAAACGCTTCGGCCCGACCGTCGCGGCGCAGGGCGTGTCCCTCACCGTCGGCGTGGGCGAGACGGTCGCCCTGCTGGGGCCGAGCGGCTGCGGCAAGAGCACGGTGCTGCGCTGCGTGGCCGGGCTGGAGCGCCCCGATGCGGGCCGGGTGGAGGTCGGCGGGCGGGACGTGACGGCGCTGCCGCCCGAGCTGCGGCACGTCGGCCTCGTGTTTCAGGACTACGCGCTCTTCCCGCACTTCAACGTCCTCGGGAACGTCGCCTATGGCCCCCACATTCGCGGCGCGGGCCGGGGGCAGGCCGAGGAGAGGGCGCGGGAGGCGCTGGCCCTCGTCGGGCTGGAGGCGCTGGAGGGGCGGCGGACCACCGAACTCTCGGGCGGGCAGGCGCAACGGGTGGCCCTCGCGCGGGCGGTGGCGACGGGTTCGCCCCTGCTGTTGCTGGACGAGCCGCTGAGCAACCTTGACGAGCCGCTCCGCGCCCGATTGCGGGGCGAGTTGCGCGCCCTCTTCGCCCGGCTGCGCGCTGGAGTCCTCCTCGTCACCCACGACCGCCGGGAGGCGCTGGCGCTCGCCGACCGGGTGGCGGTCATGCGGGCGGGGCGGCTCGTGCAGTTCGGTGCGGCGGCGGAAGTTTTCGCCCGGCCCGCGACCGCATGGGTGGCCGCCTTTCTGGGACACCCGAACGTCCTCGCGCGTGGGGACGGCACCGCCCGGCTCGTCCCGGAGACCGCCGTGGCCCTGGGGGAAGGCGACCTCCTCCCCGTCACGGCGCGGCGGGCGACGGCCACGGGCGCGGAGGTCACGGTGGCGCACTCGCTGGGGCCACTCACCCTGAATCTCAGCGCGCGGGAGGCGGCGGAGGTGGAGGACGATGGGCTGCGGCTCTGGCTGGACGAGTCGCGGGTCCTCACCCTCCCCGACGACCGGGAAGCCCCGGCTTGATCGCGTGGATTCTGGTGGGGGGTCGGCTCGTTCCGACGGACGCGCTGCACGCCCTTCCCCACCCCGACCTCGTGATCGCGGCGGACGGCGGCGCGCGGCACGCTGACGCTCTCGGCGTGACGGTAGACGCCTGGGTGGGCGACTTCGACTCCTCGGACGGCTTGATGTTGGATGCGCCGCGCGAGGTCCACCCCGCTGCGAAGGACGAGACGGACGCGGAACTCGCCGTCCGGGTCGCTCGTGAACGGGGGGCGACCGACCTCGTGTTCCTGGGAGCTTTCGGCGGGCGCTTCGACCACACGGCGGCCCTCGTCCTCGGAGGCGTGCGGCTGGCGCGGGAAGGCTTAAAAGTCCTGCTCCACAGCGGCGACGAGAGCGGGCACCCCCTCCTGCCCGGCGCGGACGTGCGCCTGAGCCTCCCACCCGGAACCACCCTGAGCGTCCTCGCCCTGAGCGACTTGCACGGCCTCACGCTGGACGGCGTGCGCTGGCCCCTGCGCGGCGCGGACGTGTCCCTCGGCAGCGGGTGGACGGTGAGCAATGAGGCGGCGGGTGGGGAGGTTACGGCGCGGCTGGAAGGCGGTCTCGCCCTCGTGACCGTGCTCTGGCCCGAATGAAGAGGGGCGGAGGGGCACCCATACTCGCCCCTCCGCCCGACCCAACCTCTCCTCCTACTGCCCAGTCGCGCAGGCCGCGACACCCTGGCGCGTGCTCCGCGTGTAGGTGCAGCCGTAGTTCGTATTTGCGACCGTGGTGGGCGTGAGCACATCGTCCCCGGCAGGTTTAACGCCCGTCGCCTCCCATTTCACGAGGTCGTTGAACGCCTCCACGATCTCCGCCCCCACGAAGTCGCAGTGGCCGGGCGCGCGAATGGCCCGCTGGACGAGGCGGTCGCCGTTGCCCGCCGCCTGCGCCGCCTGGCGGTACTTCTGCTGGTGGGCGAAGGGCACGTAGAAGTCCCCGAGGGTGTGCAGCGTCAGCACGGGCACGCTGAACTCCCCGTTCACGCGCGGCAGCCAGCGCAGGCCGCCCGGACGGGCGCGGTTCGCGTTCGCGTCGGCGGTCACGCGCAGGATGCTCGCGTTGAAGGCCGTCTCGGCGGGGGTGATGTCGCCCGTCGTCCAGCGGTAGACCGTGCCCACGTTGCCGTAGAGATTCTTGTTCAGGATGCCGTTGATCGTGCCGTCCGAGCCACCTGTGCCGAAGACGGCGTTCTGCAAGCCGCCGACGCGGAAGCCGAGGTCGAAAACGGGACGGTCGCCGCCCGTGAGGTTGCGGGCAATTTCGCGGAGCTTCGCGCCCTGTACGGCGTTCTCCTGCCAGAGCGTGCCCGACGTGCTGTCAAAGAGTGCCGCCTTGATGTCGGGCAGCAATGTCTGGTAGTCGCTCTGCGGGAAGGTCCGGGCACCATACCCGGCGAGTTGCGCGGCAGCGGTGGTGTAGTCGCCGAGCCATTTGAACTCGTACTCCTCGTCCATCACGCCGCACATGGGGAGGGCGGCGGCGTAGTTGACCCGGCTCCGGGCGCTCGCCAGCGTCTCCTTTTCCACGGCGGCCCCGGCGATGTGCCCGCCCATCGAGAAGCCCATGATGAGGTATTTGCCCGGCGTCTGGTACTTGCCGCCCGTCAGCGTGCCAAAGGCGAGCGCCAGCGCGTTGGTGTCCTCCACCCCGGCCCGCACGTCGTAGTAGTTGGCCGAATAGCTGCTCGCCGCCCACGCGTAGCCCTGCGAGATCAGGGACTGCCGGATGGAGGGTGGATCGACCGTCAGCTCCGCGCCCGTGCCCCGGTAGCCGTGGGTGTACATGACGAGCGTGCCGTTCCAGTTGTCGGGCACCTCGATCAGGTAGCCCGCCGGACCCTGAATGCCCGCGTAGCTCCCGCTGTAGAGGGTCGCCCCCTCTATGGCGGTCGTCGTCGGTGCCGTGACGGTGAAGGTGCGGCTGTCCTGGGCGCGCGTCTCGGTAGGGGCATCGGTCAGTCCGCACCCCGCCAGCGCGAGCGTACAGGTGAGGGCAGTCAACGGGCGGAAGAGGTGAACGGGCATGAAACCTCCAGAGGACGAGGAGAGCCGGGTCCACCGAAAGGGAGAACACGGGCGGTGCTGTGCGCCTGGGCGACGCGACTTTGAGCCTGGGATGAGCGTCCGTATTTAAGAGCGCCCGCCGGTCCGCTGTCAACCGAGGTTCGATCAACATGATTCGAAAAGCTCTGCCGGGAACTCCGCTCACCCGCGCCCCGTACTTTGAAGGCATGAGAAGACGTGGTGGGCTGGGATGCGGTTGCCTGGGCTGTGGGGGCGGCACGCTCATCGTGCTGGCGGTGCTGGGGGCGCTGGCGTGGTTCCTCGTGATTCAACCCGTGCGCGGGTTTCTGGCGGGGTGGAATACTCCCCCGGCCCAGACGCAGACGGGTGTTCAGACGCCGGGCCTGCCGAGCGGGAACGCCAACACGGGCACGACACCCACCCCGAGCGGCGACGCGGCCACGCCCCTCACGCAGGCCGACGTGCGGCGCTTCGCCTCGGTGCGGCGCGACGTGAGCACGGCGCTGGGCGGCAGCCTCACCAGCCTTCAGACGGTCTGGACCGACATTCAGAACGGACAGACGCCGAACATCCTCACCATCGTCAACGTGCTGCGCGACGCGGGCACGAGCATTGGCCGCGCCCGGCAGGCCCAGGCCACGGCCC
This window of the Deinococcus sp. YIM 134068 genome carries:
- a CDS encoding MFS transporter — its product is MPRVISDLGGFHLYAWAFTAYSLATTITIPIVGTVSDRYGRRPLLLAGIAVFALGSVLLGLAQNMGQLIALRALQGIGGGTLMAMSFTAIADLFTPAERGRYQGYTGAVWGVSSVVGPLVGGFLTDHLGWRSVFFVNLPFAVLALFFIWRFFRLPAPGARGHFDGLGALLLGGAVTTLTLALSWGGGTYAWDSARILGLLGATLALGAWYVWHSRAQERPILNLRLLRDPAIALASLAGFLTSAGMYAAVLYLPLYMQGVKASSASGSGLALAPLRLPPRVAAVSPSRR
- a CDS encoding aldo/keto reductase — translated: MTPPLFPPADVRLGLGLAALGRPGYLNLGHGVDVGAVKDVDAMRAQAQGVLDAAWEAGVRYYDAARSYGEAEAFLGGWLRERGHRTAVGSKWGYTYTAGWRVDAERHEVKDHTAATLERQWPETLEALGQQPDVYLIHSATLETGVLEDERVLARLAELSQGGVRVGLSTSGPTQAETLRRALAVRVDGVNPLSVVQATWNLLEPSAEEMLAEAHAAGWAVVVKEGVANGRLTSRGTIPPALAEVCADLSATPDAVALAAVLAQPWADVVLSGATTGEQLESNLAALTVNLTPAQLDALRGLTQPAVDYWRERSALTWT
- a CDS encoding HAD family hydrolase, with translation MRLIATDLDGTLLRPDLSVSARTRAALDTARSAGIHIVPVTARQPRGLRLIAEAAGFTEYALCGNGAYGIHLGTGELLFESHVSVAAQRALAEALAVRVPGVLFVSVREGGEVFVAQEGYAAITHFQDHKREPEGLGLHTLDDVLAAPSLKFIVRHATLTPRELLAELRALNLGGFAVTHSGAPFLEVLAEGVSKAWGLALLCERLGMRREEVLAFGDAPNDAEMLAWAGRGVAMGNAEPEAMEAADEVTLTNDEDGVAHVIERLMAQTSPR
- a CDS encoding NUDIX domain-containing protein, which translates into the protein MTYLIVWLVLRDASGRVLLGRRSGTTVADGLWNLPGGAVEQGEGLAEAVVRETWEEVGVVVLPSGLRPLGVSRYDVQGLHGPVQGVDFLFLADTWEGVPAPLEKTSEVGWFAPNALPMDCLPWLPGVLAAHLTRGAWLSEQLDGVEGVRVFPAR
- a CDS encoding 4'-phosphopantetheinyl transferase superfamily protein translates to MIVAIGHDLIEIERIRGMLAREGRRAEKLFAPAELAYCARLADPAPSLAARFAAKEAFQKVWPRPHGWRDVWVERERTPDGPFPFAPPILGFAPEIAAELEARGWVAHLTLTHTKEHASAVVVLEAQREGKG
- a CDS encoding HepT-like ribonuclease domain-containing protein — its product is MTPPPTPLFPDLRLPTVAGVLRENEPLWRAVGVERVRVFGSVARGEAGAASDVDLLVDFAPGRAVGLLDLMRARAVFEELVGRRVDVMTEGALKAPLRGEILADAVDVLAVPAPLPILHRAKRWRWRVFDLLDAVDRITAYTRDHTLTTFLADERTRDAVLRNLARLGETTKFLPQSVQDRHPEVPWVLLRDIRNLVSHDYFGIDPALVWHTARVDLPALRPALQALADGQEE
- a CDS encoding MarR family winged helix-turn-helix transcriptional regulator; amino-acid sequence: MTDSPHSQDELYDLVRLTLRLSRRFLHVLDEPLEQALGLNTKELLVLAAIMDGAETPGAVAERQRLPAPTVTRLVTKLAGLGLVERVVDPGDLRRQRLRLTERGEATRARTRSSAQDIVSARFGDLPAAEVHAALAGLRAVEARLGMAPAREEVLS